The genomic segment ACaaagaaataatatttgatcTATGATAGCAAGAAATCCAAGTTCGAACCTCGTAATTAGGAAACACCAAGAAATTCAACCTTGCaatcaagaagaaaagtgagaagaaccttactattagaaaattctcaaaaaaaaaaagatcaacccTGTCATCAAGAAGAATCTTCAAGAAGCACTGAGTTTTCAAAACCCCGTGATTGGGAAGTAACAAACATTTTAGTTCTAGTTAAAAGGAATCGTCAAATGAGATCTTAGGTTGACCAAGCTGAAGACAAAGACTAAGGTTCTAGTTAAAGTGGGTCtctagattgagatttcaggttaaccGAGTTGAAAGcaacattttgtttttggttagatgggatctcaagttgaTCGAGTTGAAGCCAAAGACCAATGTTCTAGTTAAAAGGGGTCTCTAGATTAAGATTTCAAGTTAACCGAACTAAAGACaacattttggttttggttagaaGGGATcactagatgggatctcaagatGACCGAGTTGAAGACAAAGACCAAGGTTCTAGTTGAAGGACATTTACTTGGTGGGAGCAGTTCAAGAAGACAAGAGAGAGACCCAAGAAAGTATGAATCGTTGTGCCGTGCCAACCCTTTTTGTTCCAAAAAAAGATGGGTCATGGTGTATGTGTGTGGACAATCAAGCCATAAACTGGATTACAATAAAATACAAGTGCCCTATACTGTGTTTAGATGACATGTTAGATCAGTTAGAAAGGTTTAATGTATTTTCCAAGATTTATCTCAAGAGTAGGTATCATCATATTAGAATCAGACCGAGAGATGAATGGAAGACAACCTTTAAAAATCACCAGGGGTTATATTAGTGGATGGTCATGCCATCCGGACTGTCTAATGCTCCAAGTACATTCATGAGGTTCATGCATGAGGTATTAAGGTCATTCATGGGTAGATTTGTCTTCGTCTATTTCGATGACATTCTCATTTATAGCTCCATTCTGGAGTCTCATTTGGAGCACCTGCAGGTTGTTTTTGATACTCTAAGGAACGAATAGTTATATGTCAAGTGAAAGAAATATAAGTTCTTCACAATGTTTATAGGTATAGGTGAACAATGTTTTCCTTACACCTTTTaacaattttaggaaaaaaatattaaaaaaaaaacacaaaaaaagagggaaaaatcatgttggaaacactgtagcaatttatagtgttttgtgatgaaagctacagtgcttccccaaatgatttaaccttatttgtaatgacttgtaattgtaattttcaataatgttttatgaggaaagctacagtgctttcaccacatgattaagttttattataaagttaaattataaccaattcaatattaaaaaaaataaaatcgacgaagataattttagaaaaaaatattataaaaaaagaaaacacaaaagaaactggaaaaaaaccatatgaggaaaaactgtatcaatccatagtgttttgtgaggaaaaacttgtatttacttgtaattacaatttttaatcagcatatttaaaaaataaaattgacaaagataattttagggaaaaacataacaaaaacaaaaaaaaccatgtgggaaaaaatattgtaacaatcaacagtaattttcaaggaaagttacagtgctttcctcacatattgtaactgtaatttttaacaagctcaatattaaaaaaataaaagactaaaagataatttcggagaaaaccataaaaaaccatgcggataaacactatagcaatcaacaatgttttaaagaaaaaaattacaaaactaaattctcaatcagtttaatataaaaaaaatcgacaaatataattttgaaaaaataaaatagaaaaattatgtgggaaaacaccgtaacaatccacagtattttaaagaaaaaaaaattacaaagtgaaaattttaaccaggtcaatatttaaaaagtaaaatgaacaaagataatttttttaaaaaattaaatggaaaaaaaagaaaaaagagtaaagttggaaaaaaaatgaaaaaatacaaaaaaaagggaaaaagcaCTGTATATTattgttgtaatccacagtaaATTAGGTGTAGGGGAACAATGATTCCCCTACATCATTTAgatagtgttataatttttaattagttaaatatttaaaaagtaaaatcaataaaaataatttttttaaaaaaaattaaatggaaaaaaaagaaaaaaaggaaagttggaaaaaaaagaaaagcaattttggaaaaaaaatggaaagttggaaaaaaaatgaaaaaatgaaaaaaaagaaaagaaagaaaaacactgtaaattactGTTATAAACCATAATAAATTAAGTGTGGAAGAACTGTGATTCCCCCATACtatttagatattgttaataagtataaattattaattaatgcttgtgtttttgttgattttctatGCTAGTCTATTGGCAAAGAACAATGGACAACGTTGTGGATGAATCCGAGCCTTAACAATAACTTAAATAGGCAGTACATAAGGTGAAAACCAAGCATGAATCATGTGTAAAATCAaggttgttaattttgtttcattttatttgaaattgctgaaatattttatattaattaaaaaaatagaataatttttatctcATTTCAAATCTCAATCCATTCTAGATTTTTCAGCTAAATTTCAGCTGAAATGTTCCGGTTTTATTTCACATATTCTGTTCCGGTTTttaaaagccattgaatcaaattgaactcagttcaatttaattaattaaaccactcaAGTATAagaagctcttttttattactattttcaataacaataatattaattttttaaaattaaatttatcataaatatacatggtttatattcatgttatttttttcatgtatatacTTTGTAGAAATTTAAGCAAAACAAGAAATactttagattccattagctttgataacattgacctaactttatatttaaaatatttgtgttaaaatattttactttcataatattttgtttaaattgaattactttaagttaaagatttatttagtcttgactatttagaaatatttaaaattttgaaattatatttgtttgacattatatttgtattgcataatttataattaatttatcttaaatttaaattatgtttgttgaattatatatatatatatatgaacaggaCAACACTGAAACAGCACGTCGAAACACTCCAAAactaaaacattttatttcaattaaaaaaacaaaacatatatcaaCGAATTTGACAACCTTGTGTAAAACTACAAAATCCACAACCTACATTTAgatctttcctttttcctttagTTACAAGTTGTGTTCGTTCTTTGAGTCTCCATCTGAACTCTGTACAAGGTTTTTGTGGGAGGAAGCATGGTGACTCCCGTTGCGGCATAATGAGAAAGCAATGTGATGGGATGTTGCCCTTTTGGCTGGTTAAGGAAAAATGGAGGCAAAACAATAATATTGATTGAATTaagaagaaacaacaaatgggGTGGAACTattattaatcaagaacgaTTAAAATGAAAGGAAATTGAGAAATGAGTGCCTCACATGACTTGAGGCTGGATTTAAGGAAAAGGTAATCATGGAAGGTATTGAAGAAATGGAAGAACTTGAAAAACCATTTGatgttttcttccctttttggCTGTATTTCAAGAGTTGAAGCTCCTCTCCAGCTCTCCTATAGATGAGCTAAGATATTTTGATGACCCTTTTGATTAAGTAATCCTAACATCACATCTTAGCGCAACAAGTTGGATAATTAACCTCTTTCATAACACTGCTAAAAAAATGAAGCAGAAAAGGGCATGTTGTTTGCACGCAAAAAGCAATGATCCTGTTCATCCTTGTTAAACTTGGGTAAGGCCTAAAGGGTTGACATGGGAAATTCGTTCAAATTTCAagttaaacaacaaaaaaacattgcCCAGCGAAACCTAGCCAGGTTTTTAGTGACCTAATTAACCTATAccgttttgattaaaaatatttgacttgGTGTGATGTAATAACCTAGTGACCCCAGCCCTTTCCCTAGTCAGTCCCCGGGCTGGTCCGACAACTATGAATGATTCAATGAATGCCTATATTTCCAAGTTTTCATTCTATATCAAGATTTAATCAAACATCAAATGCTAAAAATTGGCATCAAGCTAGAAATTCTGTATAAAAACCAACTTAAAACAAGATAATTGGTTACATTTACGGACAATATACATCTCAAAATTTTTTCAAGCAGGACATTTTTGGTCTCTGACTGCAAGAATATTGAATCAATTCAAATGGATATTAAACTAGTTAGTTTAGCTTTTGTCATCTCTCGAATATGCCTTTGACATACACCATACCTTTTTCACTGAACTGAAGTTCCTTCCTCATTTGCTCTACTTGCTGATCATCACCTTGAACAACGATCTCTGATAAGGTCCCATCATCTGCAACCATCATTTTAACCTTGATCTCCTCTTTCCTTGATGCTCGCTTCCAGTAGTACGCTCCTCTGCATGCATTTCATCTTAAAAGCATCAGTGCATCTATATAGGGTGAGACACTTGAAAGAAGTCAATTAATACTTCGGCATGAAGCACTTACGCCAATGGACTTAGAATGGTGATCCAGAACCAATTGTTACCAAAGTCTGGAAAAGTTATGGTAAGCACAAGCGCAACGCTAGCGAGGCTAATGCAAGTGCAGAAAGTAAGCAATGCTGCCTGGCCTCGGTTGGGAACCATCATTCCCTCAAACCTACACACAATTGAACATAGGAACAACTGCACAATTACACAATGGAAGAATGCACAGAGAAGTATAATGAAGACGATGAGGTGGGGATTGGCTTACGTAATGGTCTCTCCTCTACCAGTGACAGCAAAATTGTTGCGAGTGAAAAAAGATAAGATTTCTCCCGCAACCTGCGCTGGttctttcttcccttccccttcccctgtaAATGTTTTCTGCACAATCTGCAATACGCCCCCCCGCACACGCACTAATTAAGGGAAAACCTCAAAAAGACAAACCCCTCCAACAACTATAGAATTGGTCTCAATTTTGCCACCAAAAAAGATTTTGTAATTTGTTCCCCaagtttcaaaattttcaattaagtctttTCATCTATATTTGATAATCGATTCCATCCAAATTGTACTTATTCTTGCAAGAAACAAATGTTCTTTATAGataattaactttttatgtTAATGAATTCTAACATAAGAccttaattaagaaataaaaaatgtttaaggACAATAGATATACTAAAATTTGTTCggggattaaattgaatcaaactCAATAATTGGACGGCGTTTTTGACGTTTGCCAATGATTAGCTACGAGCAGGTGCTGAATTTCCACATCTCATTCTTAATTTCTACTAGGAATTAAGATAGAAAACCACTAATTGATGGCTACGCCTCCATGTGAAGATTATAGAAAGAATTTACAATCTACTTTACTCCTAATTCAAGGCACTagaattatcatttaattacaaaattaatacTCAAGTAATCATCTtacaagtataaattaaaaaaaataagtaaagaaTAACTAAGCTGAAATGAACAGAAAATGGGCAGCTAAGAAGAACATATTagcagaagaagaaacagaaggAAGAGAAGTAGGACCTTGGATTTAACAGAGCGCTTGATAAGAGACCAGAGGCCTGGAACAGAGATGACAAAGAGTCCCAGAGAAGTGTAGTAGCTAGCCAATGAGTAACTAGCAGCACTTTCTGCAACTACAAACATGGATTCTTGGTTTTGAAGCTGTTCCATAACAACAGAGGAAGACAGGAGATGTTCCTGGAGTTGAGAGGAGACTCGAACCATCACCCTCTTTGGTCTTGTGGAGATCACTCCAGCTTGTCCTAGCCATGGTTGACGGTTGTGGTGTCGGTGGTGGCGATGGTTGAATAATTCAGTAGTGTTGCTGCTCAGTTTCGACTTCGAGGGTAGAGAAATGGAAGGAAAAGGATGGGGTGATAATGTTTTAGCTGCTGCCATTTTCAGTGTTGCAGAAAGCAGTAAAAGATTGGACTTCCCATTGATGAAATCCTTATGGTCCACCACTGTGTGATGGATAGTTAGCCACATGAATGGTCCATAAGTTTTTGGAATAACTACAAATCAATCCCTTACGTTTAATGTGTTTCACAAGTCAGTCTAGTACTATCCATTCTTCTAAATTTTGATGACTGGAATACTCAATTCAATCTTACTACCAGTTTGaagtttattataattaaaaattaccgTGATTAATGTGTATCAGCTTGTTTTTATTGGGGAGTTTGAATCTGTAAATAACAGCAGCTGCTGCAGAATTTGCAGcataatcttttttgtttattacttgattgatatatatatatatatatatatatatatatatatatatatatatatatagtttgacACTAGTAACCCAAATGCTGTCACAGTTGATGGCAAGGAACCAATTTCACTTTCCAGGACGCAATGATTCCAAATTGCCTCCACCTCCTCTAATTGCCCAAACAATATCTTCTCCCTTGGCATTTCGGTCACGAACTCTTCCATGAACATCAAATATTATACGAGCATAGATGACATTGTCTCTGGCGAGGCCATATTTTCTAGACATGGACCCCTGTGCACCTCATTAGTACAAACACCAGCTGGGAGGCCATGAGTCTTACTTTCCTCAGCAATTGTATTGTGAAGTCAATATCAATTAGTATTTAGGCTAATAGAATTTAGAGTTTGTAGGTGTTTTAATATTAGATAAAGGAGGAATTCTAGTTAATGTAGGAGTCcttaatgaaaaaagatttataatGACTAGTTTGTTAGaatctttatttaattagaatattagattttttattagattagaattttttttgaatagtttAATTCCTTAATTATCTAGGACTTGAAGCTTATAAATAGACTTATAATCTTAAACATTATACACAAGTTGAGAGAGATATAGAGAAGAGCTAGAAAAGTATATCttctaaaaaaactcttaataaaatatcattcatcTCATTCTTCTTCTGATTCTTTAGCTTTGTTCTTATGTTTGTTCTTATAAATTAGCTATCACAtcctatccttttttttttccaacaagtggtatcagagcttaggTTTAATTATTGAATGACCAATTCAATTTTTCCACTTCAATATCCTAGATTGACAAAGAACATCTATCAAACTTCGTGTATTCAAGTAAAAGTTTGGCTAGGTTCCTAAGATGTATGGGAAACAGTTGAAAATGGCTTTTAGAAGCTTATAGATGGAGCAATGTTGACTTCAACCCAAAGAGAGGCTGTGTAAAAGGCACAAAAGAAGGATCAACTAGCACTAACAATCATCCACCAATGTCTGGATGACGCCACTTTTGAGATAGTGGCTAACACAACCACTGCCAAGCAAGCATGAGAAGTTTTGCTAGAATCAAACCAAAGAGCTAATAATGTAAAAAAGGTACGTTTACCAAACCTATATGGTGACTTTGAAAAGTTACATATGCTTGAATCAGAGAATATTTCAGAatactttgcaagagtattggCCATATATAATCAAATGAAAAGATATGGGGAGAAGATGGAAGAGACGTGTGGTAGAGAAGATCCTACGCTCGCTGCAAAAGAAGTTTCATTATATGGTGGTCGCAATAGAGAAGTCGTAAAATATGGATTTTCTTTCAATACAAGGTCTCATAGGGAAATTACAAGCTCATAAGAAAAGTGTCAACAAGATTCAAGAGGATGTGGGTGtataaacaattttttcaaaacaatatggTTCTGCATATTTCTaaggagaaggagaaagagGATGATTTGGTAGAGGAGGTCGAGGCAGCCTCAATAGATCAAATAGTCGAACAAATGAAGAGAACCGGTTGATGAGTTCAATTAGCAGTAGCAATTCAAGATCCAGATTTGACAACAAGTttgacaaatcaaaagttaaatgctataattatcaaaatacaCGTCATTATGCTAGGGATTGCTGTAGTCCAACCAAGAGGGTTGAGGAGAATGCAAATCTTATGGTAGAAGAAAACAATGAAGTCACTCTATTACTAGTGCATAATgagaaaatgcaagaaaaagaaaacatgtggTACCTAGATAATAAAGCCAGTAAACACGTGTGGAAACAAAGACAAGTTCATGGAGCTTGATGAAGCAATTAGAGGTGATGTCATTTTTGCAGATCATTCAAAGGTTGTCATCAAAGGAAAAGGTACgatattgattaaattaaaagataaaaatcattaatttattagTGATGTCTATTATACACCAAAGGTGAAAAGCAATATATTGAGCTTAGGAAAATTGTTGGAGAAGGGGTATGAGATAAAGATGAAAGATTGTACTTTGACATTACTTGAAACTAAAAGAGATATGATTACAAAAGTAGTCATGACAAAGAATAAAATGTTCTTGCTAAACATAGAAATGGATGTGTCTAAATGCTTAAATGATGGTGAGAAATATGACCTCTTACCAATTCTTGATGAAGAGGAGGAAAGATATGAAGATCATCAAGAACCTATAGTCACACCTCCACAAACACCAACGAGCTcaacttcttgtttttcttctagTGACTCAAGTAATAACACTCCAGCAAGAAAGGTGAGGAGTCTTGATGACTTATATGAGGTAATTAATCCTTTTCAAATGATGGAATACGAAAAACACCAATACTATTAAGGCAGGACATtgtgaagagaaagaaaagatgaaagaataatGACAGTTGATATTGAGGGGGAGTGTTGAAATTCAATATCAATTAGGATTTAGGCTAATAGGATTTAAAGTTTATAGGAGTTTTAATATTAGCTAAAGGAGGAATCCTAGTTAATGTAGGAGTCCTTGATGAAGAATGATTTATAATAGACTAGTTTGTTAGAATccttatttaattagatgctaGATTCTTTATTAGATtatattttcctttaaaaagtttaattccTTGATTATCTAGGACTTGGGGCTTATAAATAGGCTTGAAATCTTAATCATTATACACAAGTTGAGAGAGATATAGAGAAGAGCTAGAAATGTGTATCTTTTAAGAAAactcttaataaaatatcattcaacccattctttttcttattctttagcTTTAttcttatgtttgtttttataaattagctACCACACCCTATCCTTCTTTTCCAATATTGTGGCATCGGCTTGAACTCACACGCTGTTATCGTCAATATCAATGCTAATAGACCAAAGCTTTGCAAGGTCGATAACAATGAAAGGTTGCTCAATTTCAGATACATATACAAGCATCGATGACATTGTCTCTAGCGAGGCCATATTTTCTAAACATGGACCCTTGTGCACCTCACTAGTACAAACACCAGTTGGGAGGCCATGAGTCTTACTTTCCTCAGCAATTCTATTGTGAAGCTCACCAGTTGTGGCACCGGCCTGAACTCACACGTTGTTATTGTCGTTATCAATGCTAATAAATCGAAGCTTTATAAGGTCAACAATAATGAAAGGCTACTCAATCTAGATACATAAGAGACTCCTTTGTAGTCAAGGCCTCCACTAAGGACTTAAGGTGAATTCCAAGtcttttaaccaaaaaacaaCAGTTTGTATGTGGGGTTCTTACAATGGTGAGGAAATAAATTCAGGTTTCAGTGTTGCATGCAATGCCCATCTCTCCTTCTTCATGATGGAAGAAAATTAGTGTAGTATgcatagctaaaaaaaaagaaaatttgagagaaatGCAAACCTCCTCTTCAAGAAAACCATTTAGAAACCTGACTTGACATCCATTTGGTAGATCTTCCATCTATTTTAGGTGGCTGTGGAAATTATTGGTCAAATGATCTCCAATCTAGCAACTGGGGTAAAAACTTCATCATAGTCAATCCTTTACTTTTGACTATAGCCTTTTGCTACCAATCTCACCTTGTACCTCTCCACTTCTCCTTCgatattcttctttctttgtagATTCACTTAGCTCctattagctttttttttcttttggtctaAGAATTAATTTTCATGTGCCATTTTTCTCAATTGATGTAATTTTCTCATCCATAGAAATTCTCCTCTTTTCACCCTTAATTACTTTTCTCAAACACTATAGTTTCACATATGAAAAGATGACAATATCGTGTTAGATCATCATCAATTGGATTAATTATCTCATAAAAGTCTTCAAGTCTCCTCATCTTTCTTGGTGGACTAAGTAGGCTTCCACCATTTTAACTTCcactagaagaagaagataaaaatgaaGTTGAGTTTATTGGTGATTATGGAGGTGTAACTAGTTCTTGATGATCTTCATATCTTTTCCTCTCTTCATCAAGAATTGATAGCAAGTCATACTTCTCATTATTTTCTACCCTTTAATCTCATGCTCTTTCTTTATCAAATTCGACATCCCTGTTAATCACCTTATTTCCTTTGTTGGGGTTGTAAGGCTTGTATTCTTTGGACTTTTGATCATAGCCCACAAagatcatcattttatttttgtcatctaCCTTGGTCTTTACTTGCTTATGTACATGCACATAACCAATAATTCCAAACACTTTCAAGTAAGTAGCATTTAGCTTTCTTTCATTCCATGTCTCTTGTGAAGTCACGTCATTTAAACCTTTTGTAGGACACCTAGTTGATAAGTAAACAACACAATCTACAATTTCAGCCCAAAACTCTTTTGGCATCTTCTTGGTTTTGAGCATGTTTCTCGCCATATCATGAATGCTTCTATTCTTTCTCTTTACCATGCCATTTTGTTGTGGGGATCTAGGCACTAGTAGGAGTCTTTGTATACCATaatctttataaaaatcattaaacttaTTAGAACAAAATCTACCTCTCCTATTTGTCTTaagtgattttataaaataaccattttttttcaactaatgccataaacttttttaaaaattaaatacattagaCTTTTGTTTTAAGAAGTATACCTACATTTTTCTACTATAATCATcattaaaaaatggaaaatataattttttttaccaaataagCATAGTTGAATAGGACCACATACGTTTGCATGTATCTTTTATAAGGGTTAACTTTCTCTAGATATAGACTCTTTTGGAAAGCTCTTGCAGAATTGTTTACCCACTAAATATTCTTCACACAACTGATTTGGATGTTCAATGGATGATAGACCCTTCAAATATCTCTTTTTGCATCATCATCTTTAAGTTGTCAAAACTTGCATACCCAAGTCTCATATGCCAAAGCCATGTCTCATTTTTCACACATGTCTTTAGGTATTTAGGCATATTTATCTCTATATTTagtgtcgcacccgacatcgcggcggccctaaaaaataatctttgattatggaaaaaagaacagatttatggcatcttgttcttttaggggaaaaggtcttgtttgaggagtcgccacctagtattatggtcactaggaaccctaactggtcaacagagattctatggcccgggattggttacgtaaaaaggaagatattatcaccccttaaacgttctgcctgaggcagactgcattgctggttttgtcttaaattgctaaacatttattcgcTTATGTTATGATGAtctgtttataatattcctgactctggtgcCAATGAATATTCAagctcgaataattccaactctggcgttggtaaaaatttgTAGCTAcgaaaaattagatcaatattttttattccctactctagcgccagtgaataaataaattgatttttacgcatgcacatattttttatttttctaaataaaataaaatacaccgaataaaaataatataaatttaaaccaatatttttattcctgactctggcgtcagtgaataaaccaataaatttacattatttttattcatgcatacacattttttattttttctacttttttacttttcttttttttttctttttttatttttttttatttttttgggctgggcctAGCTCAGCCCACATGGACTGGGCTAGGCCCAGCCAGCCCGGCcaggtcactggcccaagccagtgacccagTTAGGCAAAGACACGCACAACGCTGCGTAAGGGCTAATTAAAATGCACGGCAACAGTGTCCAATGAATTAAGTTGTAGAAAGGGAAAGGATGAGCTTACCTGGTCTAT from the Populus nigra chromosome 1, ddPopNigr1.1, whole genome shotgun sequence genome contains:
- the LOC133698783 gene encoding protein COFACTOR ASSEMBLY OF COMPLEX C SUBUNIT B CCB1, chloroplastic is translated as MAAAKTLSPHPFPSISLPSKSKLSSNTTELFNHRHHRHHNRQPWLGQAGVISTRPKRVMVRVSSQLQEHLLSSSVVMEQLQNQESMFVVAESAASYSLASYYTSLGLFVISVPGLWSLIKRSVKSKIVQKTFTGEGEGKKEPAQVAGEILSFFTRNNFAVTGRGETITFEGMMVPNRGQAALLTFCTCISLASVALVLTITFPDFGNNWFWITILSPLAGAYYWKRASRKEEIKVKMMVADDGTLSEIVVQGDDQQVEQMRKELQFSEKGMVYVKGIFER